In the genome of Nocardioides marmoribigeumensis, one region contains:
- a CDS encoding putative protein N(5)-glutamine methyltransferase: MTGLDADRHRQVSSRLRAAGCVFAEDEARLLMEESPTTVGLDRLVARRCAGEPLEVLLGWAAFRGLRVGVSAGVFVPRRRTELMVDVAASLAGEGAVVVDLCTGSGAVALALSVERPDLELYAADLHPAALQCARANLIDRAQVVVSDLFDNLPADLRGRIDVVTANVPYVPTGELEMLPPEAREHEPLSTHDGGEDGLDVVRRAARDARDWLVPGGHLVVELNRRQVASARFAVATAGLRPSVAAEDEDGTVFLAGRLG; the protein is encoded by the coding sequence GTGACCGGGCTTGACGCCGACCGTCACCGCCAGGTCTCCTCGCGCCTGCGCGCGGCCGGCTGCGTCTTCGCCGAGGACGAGGCGCGGCTGCTGATGGAGGAGTCGCCGACGACCGTCGGGCTCGACCGGCTCGTGGCACGCCGCTGTGCGGGAGAGCCGCTCGAGGTGCTGCTCGGCTGGGCGGCGTTCCGCGGGCTGCGCGTCGGCGTCAGCGCGGGGGTGTTCGTGCCCCGCCGCCGGACCGAGCTGATGGTCGACGTGGCCGCCTCGCTCGCCGGCGAGGGCGCGGTCGTGGTGGACCTCTGCACCGGCTCGGGCGCGGTCGCCCTGGCGCTCAGCGTCGAGCGGCCCGACCTCGAGCTCTACGCCGCCGACCTCCACCCCGCGGCCCTGCAGTGCGCGCGCGCCAACCTCATCGACCGCGCACAGGTGGTCGTGTCCGACCTGTTCGACAACCTGCCGGCCGACCTGCGCGGGCGGATCGACGTGGTGACCGCCAACGTGCCCTACGTCCCCACGGGCGAGCTCGAGATGCTGCCACCCGAGGCCCGCGAACACGAGCCGCTCTCCACGCACGACGGCGGCGAGGACGGCCTGGACGTCGTACGCCGGGCGGCGCGGGACGCGCGCGACTGGCTGGTCCCCGGTGGTCATCTGGTCGTCGAGCTCAACCGTCGCCAGGTCGCCAGTGCGCGCTTCGCCGTGGCGACGGCGGGGCTGCGTCCCTCGGTCGCCGCCGAGGACGAGGACGGCACGGTCTTCCTGGCCGGGCGGCTCGGCTAG
- a CDS encoding SDR family oxidoreductase, translated as MSLTTVVTGSASGIGEATTRLLRERGHRVVGVDRVASPAADTSVTADLSTASGRRAALAAVEGALGDAALNGVVPCAGLAGLSGGDPELLVSVNYFGAVALVEGLHDRLVATAAAGGAAAAVLLSSNSTLCQPGWALDVARACLDGDEEAARHRAARRDAVTVYPATKAALAWWARTQGTRPGWAGAGVRLNAVAPGLVATAMTQQVKADPVFGRFADSYPTALGRPGRPEEIAALIAFLLSDDASLLVGSVVVADGGTDALMHPRRPRTAWVPAPVMKAAGKVVPLVGRLQDRRGGK; from the coding sequence ATGAGCCTGACCACCGTCGTCACCGGGTCCGCGTCGGGCATCGGCGAGGCCACCACCCGGCTGCTGCGCGAGCGCGGTCACCGGGTCGTCGGCGTCGACCGCGTCGCCTCCCCTGCCGCCGACACCTCCGTGACCGCCGACCTCTCGACGGCCTCCGGTCGCCGCGCCGCGCTGGCCGCGGTCGAGGGCGCGCTCGGCGACGCGGCCCTCAACGGGGTCGTCCCCTGCGCCGGGCTCGCCGGGCTGAGCGGCGGGGACCCCGAGCTGCTCGTGTCGGTCAACTACTTCGGGGCGGTCGCGCTCGTGGAGGGCCTGCACGACCGGCTCGTCGCGACGGCCGCGGCAGGTGGGGCGGCCGCGGCCGTCCTGCTCTCGTCCAACTCGACCCTCTGCCAGCCCGGCTGGGCCCTCGACGTCGCCCGGGCGTGCCTCGACGGCGACGAGGAGGCCGCGCGCCACCGGGCGGCGCGCCGCGACGCGGTCACCGTCTACCCCGCGACGAAGGCCGCCCTGGCGTGGTGGGCCCGCACGCAGGGGACGCGACCGGGGTGGGCCGGCGCCGGCGTACGTCTCAACGCCGTCGCGCCGGGCCTGGTCGCCACCGCGATGACCCAGCAGGTCAAGGCCGACCCGGTGTTCGGGCGCTTCGCCGACAGCTACCCCACCGCGCTCGGTCGTCCCGGCCGGCCCGAGGAGATCGCCGCGCTGATCGCGTTCCTGCTCTCCGACGACGCCTCGCTGCTGGTCGGCTCGGTGGTCGTCGCCGACGGCGGCACCGACGCGCTCATGCACCCCCGCCGCCCCCGCACCGCCTGGGTGCCCGCCCCGGTCATGAAGGCTGCCGGCAAGGTCGTCCCCCTCGTGGGCCGCCTCCAGGACCGCCGAGGCGGCAAGTGA